From the genome of Thermoflexus hugenholtzii, one region includes:
- a CDS encoding metal ABC transporter ATP-binding protein, which produces MALANLWRKVTRPGWEAWHSPGLPILEVSGVSMRYDGVVALEDVSFTVEAGERIAIVGPNGAGKSTLLKIIAGVLTPTAGSVRIYGHGPRGHLCIAYIPQRNQVDWNFPLTVADVVMMGRVGKMGLFRHPGPRDWEIVRRALEEVGIAELADRPIRALSGGQQQRMFLARALAQEAELLLMDEPFTGLDLPAQQGILEILERLRRQGVTVLLTTHDLDQAASYFDRVLLLNRRRIAFGPPEEVFTPQALQAAYGGHLRLIRVGDELIAVGDTCCEGGGGGG; this is translated from the coding sequence ATGGCGCTGGCGAACCTGTGGCGGAAGGTCACCCGGCCGGGATGGGAGGCGTGGCATTCCCCCGGCCTGCCCATCCTGGAGGTCTCCGGGGTTTCCATGCGCTATGATGGCGTGGTGGCTCTGGAGGACGTCTCCTTCACGGTGGAGGCGGGCGAGCGGATCGCCATCGTAGGTCCCAACGGCGCGGGCAAGAGCACGCTGCTGAAGATCATCGCCGGAGTGCTGACCCCCACCGCCGGATCCGTGCGGATCTACGGCCACGGCCCCCGCGGCCATCTGTGCATCGCCTACATCCCACAGCGGAACCAGGTGGATTGGAACTTCCCCCTCACCGTGGCCGACGTGGTGATGATGGGGCGGGTAGGGAAGATGGGGTTGTTCCGCCATCCCGGGCCGCGGGATTGGGAGATCGTCCGCCGCGCGCTGGAGGAGGTGGGCATCGCGGAGCTGGCCGACCGTCCCATCCGGGCCCTCTCCGGGGGCCAGCAGCAGCGCATGTTCCTCGCCCGGGCCCTGGCCCAGGAGGCCGAGCTGCTGCTGATGGATGAGCCCTTCACCGGGCTGGACCTGCCCGCCCAGCAGGGGATCCTGGAGATCCTGGAGCGCCTGCGCCGGCAGGGGGTCACCGTCCTGCTCACCACCCACGATCTCGACCAGGCGGCGTCTTATTTCGATCGCGTGCTGTTGCTGAACCGACGGCGGATCGCCTTCGGCCCCCCTGAGGAGGTGTTCACCCCGCAGGCCCTGCAGGCCGCCTACGGCGGCCACCTGCGCCTGATCCGCGTGGGGGACGAGCTGATCGCGGTCGGGGATACCTGTTGCGAAGGAGGCGGAGGCGGTGGGTGA
- a CDS encoding metal ABC transporter substrate-binding protein, translating into MALRGWRVFLPVMVWLAACAPGGRAPSAAPGARPLAVVATTSIVGDVVRQIGGEGVQVTVLLPVGADPHAFEPSPQDVARVAEADVIFAVGAGLEVFLEPLLKNAGGKALHVELAEGIPLRPFEAIAGSHQEEGEGSDHGHAHEGPWDPHVWLDPLNVIIWTHTIEATLSRLDPARSDRYRRNAEAYRAQLRELDAWIREQVAQIPPENRKLVTEHQVFGYFAHRYGFEQVGTILPGVTTTAQPSPQELAALEEAIRALGVKAIFVSSTVDPILARRVAEDTGTRLVRLYVDSLGEPGSEADSYIGMMRTNVRRIVEALR; encoded by the coding sequence ATGGCGCTTCGAGGATGGCGGGTTTTCCTGCCTGTGATGGTGTGGCTGGCGGCCTGCGCCCCGGGCGGAAGGGCGCCTTCCGCGGCTCCCGGCGCCCGTCCCCTTGCGGTGGTGGCCACCACCTCCATCGTGGGGGATGTGGTGCGCCAGATCGGCGGCGAGGGGGTTCAGGTGACGGTCCTGTTGCCCGTGGGGGCGGACCCCCACGCCTTTGAACCCAGCCCGCAGGATGTCGCCCGGGTGGCGGAGGCCGACGTGATCTTCGCCGTCGGGGCCGGCCTGGAGGTCTTTCTGGAGCCTCTCCTGAAGAACGCGGGGGGGAAGGCCCTGCATGTGGAGCTGGCGGAAGGGATCCCGTTGCGGCCCTTCGAGGCGATCGCCGGCTCTCACCAGGAAGAGGGAGAGGGATCCGATCACGGCCACGCGCATGAAGGGCCGTGGGATCCGCACGTCTGGCTGGATCCCCTCAACGTGATCATCTGGACCCACACCATTGAGGCGACGCTGAGCCGGCTGGATCCGGCGCGGTCGGATCGATATCGCCGCAACGCGGAGGCCTATCGGGCGCAGCTGCGGGAGCTGGACGCATGGATCCGGGAGCAGGTGGCGCAGATCCCGCCGGAGAACCGCAAGCTGGTCACGGAGCACCAGGTCTTCGGATACTTCGCCCACCGCTACGGCTTCGAGCAGGTGGGGACGATCCTCCCGGGGGTCACCACCACCGCCCAGCCCTCCCCCCAGGAGCTGGCCGCCCTGGAGGAGGCCATCCGGGCCCTGGGCGTGAAGGCCATCTTCGTCAGCAGCACGGTGGACCCCATCCTGGCCCGGCGGGTGGCGGAGGACACCGGGACGCGCCTGGTGCGGCTCTATGTGGACTCCCTGGGCGAGCCGGGGAGCGAGGCGGATTCTTACATCGGGATGATGCGCACCAACGTCCGTCGCATCGTCGAGGCGTTGCGCTGA
- a CDS encoding Fur family transcriptional regulator produces the protein MGWEEQLSRAGWRITMPRRVVMRVLERAARPLSPQEIHARGRRLHRSLGLVSVYRALMVLERAGLVRRVHREDRCDGYVLASPGHHHLLVCRRCGRAVEFPGAEDLSGLIAQVEQWTGFRVEDHLLQLVGLCGPCRDL, from the coding sequence ATGGGCTGGGAGGAGCAGCTGAGCCGGGCCGGATGGCGGATCACGATGCCCCGGCGGGTGGTGATGCGGGTCCTGGAGCGGGCCGCGCGCCCCCTCTCCCCGCAGGAGATCCATGCCCGGGGGCGCCGGCTCCACCGCTCCCTGGGGCTGGTGAGCGTGTATCGGGCCCTCATGGTCCTCGAGCGGGCCGGGCTGGTGCGCCGCGTCCATCGGGAGGATCGGTGCGACGGCTACGTCCTGGCCTCGCCGGGCCACCACCATCTCCTGGTTTGCCGTCGCTGCGGCCGCGCCGTGGAGTTCCCCGGCGCGGAGGACCTGAGCGGCCTGATCGCCCAGGTGGAGCAATGGACCGGCTTCCGGGTGGAGGATCACCTGCTCCAGCTCGTTGGCCTCTGTGGGCCATGTCGGGATCTTTGA
- the recN gene encoding DNA repair protein RecN: MLVELHVRDFAIIDEVMLRLEPGLNVLTGETGAGKSLLVDAVAVLVGGRADVEMIRAGAERALIEGLFQVNEATAALLAPILDEYGLREEEATSELVLSREIRQGGRHVARVNGRLVPLHVLKEIGQVLVDIHGQTEHLSLLRAREQLELLDRYAGVGELRAALAERVARWRAVRREIEQLRQDEREKARRMDLLRFQIEEIEAARLREGEEEALLQERNRLANAEQLAHLADAVYRALYEGEDEAPSALDRLSEAARALQALARIDPLFQPYLEAMEGLSAQVEDLARTVRDYRERIEFNPRRLVQIEERLDLIRRLQRKYGDTVAEILAYARRARQELETLTHAEERLAALEEEAERLLREIGELGEALSRRRQEAADRLAREVEAQLADLRMAGARFAVALERTPDEEGAYANGARWAFDATGLDRVTFLIAPNVGEGLRPLARIASGGETSRLMLALKVALARADPVPTLIFDEIDQGIGGRVGAVVGEKLWRLARHHQVLCVTHLPQLAGFGDAHFKVEKQVAGERTVARVQRLEGEARVAELAQMLGGTGRAAVQSAREILEYVARVKAGEEARMLSRRR; the protein is encoded by the coding sequence ATGCTGGTGGAGCTTCACGTGCGGGATTTCGCCATCATCGATGAGGTGATGTTGCGGCTGGAGCCGGGCCTGAACGTCCTCACCGGGGAGACGGGGGCGGGCAAGTCCCTCCTGGTCGACGCGGTGGCGGTGCTGGTGGGGGGCCGGGCGGACGTGGAGATGATCCGTGCCGGGGCGGAGCGAGCCCTCATCGAAGGCCTCTTCCAGGTCAATGAGGCGACCGCCGCGCTGCTGGCCCCCATCCTGGACGAATACGGGTTGCGGGAGGAGGAAGCAACTTCGGAGCTGGTCCTGAGCCGGGAGATCCGGCAGGGCGGGCGCCACGTGGCTCGGGTGAACGGGCGGCTGGTGCCCCTGCATGTGCTGAAGGAGATCGGCCAGGTCCTGGTGGACATCCACGGGCAGACGGAGCACCTCTCGCTGCTGCGGGCCCGGGAGCAGCTGGAGCTCCTGGATCGCTACGCAGGGGTGGGCGAGCTGCGGGCCGCCCTGGCGGAGCGGGTGGCCCGCTGGCGCGCGGTGCGCCGCGAGATCGAACAGCTGCGTCAGGATGAGCGGGAGAAGGCGCGGCGCATGGACCTGCTGCGGTTCCAGATTGAGGAGATCGAGGCCGCGCGGCTGCGGGAGGGGGAGGAGGAGGCGCTGCTCCAGGAGCGCAACCGCCTGGCCAACGCCGAGCAGCTGGCCCATCTGGCCGACGCCGTCTACCGGGCCCTCTACGAGGGAGAGGACGAAGCCCCCTCCGCCCTGGACCGCCTGAGCGAGGCCGCGCGGGCCCTGCAAGCCCTCGCCCGCATCGATCCCCTCTTCCAGCCCTATCTCGAGGCGATGGAGGGCCTGAGCGCTCAGGTGGAAGATCTCGCCCGCACGGTCCGGGATTATCGGGAGCGGATCGAGTTCAACCCGCGGCGGCTGGTTCAGATCGAGGAGCGCCTGGATCTGATCCGGCGCCTGCAGCGCAAATACGGGGACACCGTGGCGGAGATCCTGGCCTACGCCCGGCGGGCCCGGCAGGAGCTGGAGACCCTGACCCACGCGGAGGAGCGGCTGGCTGCCCTGGAGGAGGAGGCGGAGCGGTTGCTGCGGGAGATCGGCGAGCTGGGGGAGGCGCTCTCCCGGCGGCGTCAGGAGGCCGCGGACCGGCTGGCCCGGGAGGTGGAGGCCCAGCTGGCGGATCTCCGGATGGCCGGGGCGCGGTTCGCCGTGGCCCTGGAGCGGACGCCGGACGAGGAGGGGGCCTACGCGAACGGCGCGCGCTGGGCCTTCGACGCCACCGGACTGGACCGGGTGACCTTTCTCATCGCCCCCAACGTCGGCGAGGGGCTGCGGCCCCTGGCCCGCATCGCCTCGGGCGGGGAGACCTCCCGCCTGATGCTGGCCCTCAAAGTGGCCCTGGCCCGGGCGGACCCGGTGCCCACGCTGATCTTCGATGAGATCGACCAGGGGATCGGCGGCCGGGTGGGGGCCGTGGTGGGAGAGAAGCTGTGGCGCCTGGCGCGCCATCACCAGGTGCTGTGCGTGACCCATCTGCCCCAGCTGGCCGGCTTCGGGGACGCCCATTTCAAGGTCGAGAAACAGGTGGCCGGGGAGCGGACCGTCGCCCGGGTTCAGCGCCTGGAAGGGGAGGCCCGGGTGGCGGAGCTGGCCCAGATGCTGGGCGGGACCGGTCGGGCGGCGGTGCAGAGCGCCCGAGAGATCCTGGAATACGTAGCCCGCGTGAAGGCCGGGGAGGAGGCCCGGATGCTCTCCCGCCGTCGGTAA